The Corallococcus exiguus genome has a window encoding:
- a CDS encoding nicotinate phosphoribosyltransferase: MPQSLLATDGYKFSMAEAGWPLRKETFYYSHRKGGPQVMPLDLAAWVKNLLPEPQPDDYAFLARHDYEMGVGFKAAILRKAQLSVRAIPRGALFLPREPILTITGPSALVSWLEPMLLQLNYRVQVATQALQDREALARTLATVTCEEEKRIALETLDQVGVRAVSIQVDPEGYVRRVRAQVQELVDVVEDPSRIFEVGLRAATCLEQHELALRACQEAGVQRTSNVEGARVLGMIPVGTMGHEHVQRYGSDDAAYRAMHERRPQRSSYLLDTFDTLTSGIPAAFKLIAEEPQGGDSIRFDSGNKKLQYLYAVTRARDLGIKPVIILEDGLDAQMTREFEELRKQVGWEPTTQFYGYGGHIVARTMFHALTRDRVAAIYKLSCSGATPVMKFGNELAEGKQSVPGTPIVFRRRTGTGPLGLVGQAGEATPQGYFPLMEAAPSMPTLVGTEGLTPEEQRIGYTATTQALVESITRRHFPQGR, encoded by the coding sequence ATGCCCCAGTCCCTGCTCGCCACGGATGGCTACAAGTTCAGCATGGCGGAGGCCGGCTGGCCCCTGCGGAAGGAAACGTTCTACTACTCGCATCGCAAGGGCGGGCCCCAGGTGATGCCGCTGGACCTGGCGGCCTGGGTGAAGAACCTCCTGCCGGAGCCGCAGCCGGACGACTACGCGTTCCTCGCCCGCCACGACTACGAGATGGGCGTGGGCTTCAAGGCGGCCATCCTGCGCAAGGCGCAGCTGTCCGTGCGAGCCATTCCGCGGGGCGCGCTGTTCCTGCCGCGCGAGCCCATCCTCACCATCACGGGGCCCTCCGCGCTGGTGTCCTGGCTGGAGCCGATGCTGTTGCAGCTCAACTACCGCGTCCAGGTGGCCACGCAGGCGCTGCAGGACCGCGAGGCGCTGGCCCGGACGCTGGCCACGGTGACGTGCGAGGAGGAGAAGCGCATCGCCCTGGAGACGCTGGACCAGGTGGGTGTGCGGGCCGTGTCCATCCAGGTGGACCCGGAAGGTTACGTGCGGCGGGTGCGGGCGCAGGTGCAGGAGCTGGTGGACGTCGTCGAGGACCCTTCGCGCATCTTCGAGGTGGGCCTGCGCGCGGCGACCTGTCTGGAGCAGCACGAGCTGGCCCTGCGCGCGTGCCAGGAGGCGGGCGTGCAGCGCACGAGCAACGTGGAGGGCGCGCGCGTGCTGGGCATGATTCCCGTGGGCACCATGGGCCACGAGCACGTGCAGCGCTACGGCTCCGACGACGCGGCCTACCGCGCGATGCACGAGCGCCGGCCGCAGCGCTCCAGCTACCTGCTGGACACCTTCGACACGCTGACGTCGGGCATCCCCGCGGCGTTCAAGCTCATCGCGGAGGAGCCGCAGGGCGGGGACTCCATCCGGTTCGACTCCGGGAACAAGAAGCTCCAGTACCTGTACGCGGTGACGCGCGCGCGCGACCTGGGCATCAAGCCGGTCATCATCCTGGAGGACGGCCTGGACGCGCAGATGACGCGCGAGTTCGAGGAGCTGCGCAAGCAGGTGGGCTGGGAGCCGACGACGCAGTTCTACGGCTACGGCGGCCACATCGTGGCGCGCACCATGTTCCATGCGCTGACGCGCGACCGGGTGGCGGCCATCTACAAGCTGTCGTGCTCGGGCGCGACGCCGGTGATGAAGTTCGGCAACGAGCTGGCGGAGGGCAAGCAGAGCGTGCCCGGGACGCCCATCGTCTTCCGCCGCCGCACGGGCACGGGGCCGCTGGGGCTGGTGGGGCAGGCGGGGGAGGCGACGCCCCAGGGCTACTTCCCGCTGATGGAGGCGGCCCCGTCCATGCCGACGCTGGTGGGGACCGAAGGCCTGACGCCGGAGGAACAGCGCATCGGCTACACTGCCACCACGCAGGCGCTGGTGGAGTCCATCACCCGGCGCCACTTCCCGCAGGGCCGCTGA
- a CDS encoding lysophospholipid acyltransferase family protein, with the protein MLKVLQTVFAGTATVGLTGVTSAAVTLLSGLDQHPAADKVLRAWALSGLASAGVRHEAFGLENVPREGNVVFVSNHQSHFDAMVNFAHIDKHTRYVAKAELFKVPVFGRALRVAGNIPVQRTGGANDRARLQEAVTALRERVSVLFYAEGTRSPDGELRPFKKGAATLAIQAQVPVVPMAVAGTRLILPKGGRAIQWGQRVALVVGKPVPTEGLTLDDRDTLTRRLEEAVAGLYAEARERSGDLS; encoded by the coding sequence ATGCTCAAGGTGCTCCAGACGGTGTTCGCTGGCACGGCCACGGTGGGTCTCACGGGCGTGACGTCCGCGGCGGTGACGCTGCTGTCCGGGTTGGATCAGCACCCGGCGGCGGACAAGGTGCTGCGCGCGTGGGCCCTCTCGGGGCTGGCGTCCGCGGGGGTGCGGCATGAGGCCTTCGGCCTGGAGAACGTCCCCCGCGAAGGCAACGTCGTCTTCGTGAGCAACCACCAGTCGCACTTCGACGCGATGGTGAACTTCGCGCACATCGACAAGCACACGCGCTATGTCGCCAAGGCGGAGCTCTTCAAGGTGCCGGTGTTCGGCCGGGCCTTGCGCGTCGCGGGCAACATCCCCGTGCAGCGCACCGGCGGCGCGAATGACCGGGCCCGGCTCCAGGAGGCCGTGACGGCGCTGCGCGAGCGGGTCAGCGTGCTGTTCTACGCGGAGGGCACGCGCAGCCCGGACGGCGAGCTGAGGCCCTTCAAGAAGGGCGCCGCCACGCTGGCCATCCAGGCGCAGGTCCCCGTCGTCCCCATGGCCGTCGCCGGCACCCGGCTCATCCTCCCCAAGGGCGGGCGGGCCATCCAGTGGGGCCAGCGGGTCGCGTTGGTGGTGGGCAAGCCCGTGCCCACCGAAGGGCTGACGTTGGATGACCGGGATACCCTTACCCGCCGCCTGGAAGAGGCGGTGGCAGGGCTGTACGCCGAGGCGCGCGAGCGCTCGGGAGACCTTTCATGA
- a CDS encoding FxsA family protein has translation MLKALVIVCILLPLAELYLLITLGHHIGLGSTLALLAVSAVLGSLIARRQGEKVFRNWREAMAGGGVPEEGLLNGVLVMVGGALLIAPGFISDLMGLSLMVPPVRRWVTARVRRSLEKTLRSGTVRFTQVGPVPGVDPFEEARRFDEQETPAKVEPSPSEEGPTAFRRPRSEGGEVDAEFTSDEEPRG, from the coding sequence GTGCTCAAGGCCCTCGTCATCGTCTGCATCCTGTTGCCCCTGGCGGAGCTGTACCTGCTGATTACCCTGGGGCATCACATCGGGTTGGGGTCCACGCTCGCGCTGCTGGCGGTCTCCGCCGTGCTGGGGAGCCTCATCGCCCGGAGGCAGGGCGAGAAGGTATTCCGCAACTGGCGCGAGGCCATGGCCGGCGGCGGCGTGCCCGAGGAGGGCCTGCTCAACGGCGTGCTGGTGATGGTGGGCGGCGCGCTGCTCATCGCGCCTGGGTTCATCTCGGACCTGATGGGGCTCTCGCTGATGGTGCCGCCGGTGCGCCGCTGGGTGACGGCGCGGGTGCGGCGCTCGCTGGAGAAGACGCTGCGGTCGGGCACCGTGCGGTTCACGCAGGTCGGGCCTGTTCCGGGAGTGGATCCGTTCGAGGAAGCCCGGCGCTTCGACGAGCAGGAGACGCCCGCGAAGGTGGAGCCCTCGCCCTCGGAGGAAGGCCCCACCGCCTTCCGCCGCCCCCGGAGCGAAGGGGGCGAGGTGGACGCGGAGTTCACCAGCGACGAGGAACCCCGGGGCTGA
- a CDS encoding cysteine hydrolase family protein yields the protein MPLPLPRFHDDARVGQLYLERVAEVSQEAGRYAAEHRVRPAREDKVRIAAFGIDAQVGFCTPGASLFVPGAVEDTQRTLRWLYAHLDRLTGLVFSLDTHRAFQIFHPAWWKDAEGRPPAPMTVITVKDVREGRWRATRHPEESLAYCEGLEASGRYVLTIWPYHALLGGQSHALVPAMYEASLFHALVRDTPTHFELKGEHPLTENYSVMAPEVTEVKGQRVGEFNARLMEHLLTFDRVYVFGQASSHCVLSTLRDLRQYLERTDRSKLGNIYILEDAMSPVPAPPLEPLPPALDFPRLAKEALAGFKAAGMQVVRTTDPIP from the coding sequence ATGCCGCTGCCGCTTCCCCGGTTCCACGACGACGCACGTGTCGGCCAGCTCTACCTGGAGCGCGTGGCGGAGGTCTCCCAGGAGGCCGGGCGCTACGCCGCCGAGCACCGCGTGCGTCCGGCCCGGGAGGACAAGGTCCGCATCGCCGCGTTCGGCATCGACGCGCAGGTGGGCTTCTGCACCCCGGGCGCGAGCCTCTTCGTCCCGGGCGCGGTGGAGGACACGCAGCGCACGCTGCGCTGGCTGTACGCGCACCTGGACCGGCTGACGGGGCTCGTCTTCTCGCTGGACACGCACCGCGCCTTTCAAATCTTCCATCCGGCCTGGTGGAAGGACGCGGAAGGGCGTCCGCCCGCGCCCATGACGGTCATCACCGTGAAGGACGTGCGGGAGGGCCGCTGGCGTGCGACGCGCCATCCGGAAGAGAGCCTGGCGTACTGCGAGGGGCTGGAGGCGAGCGGCCGGTACGTGCTGACCATCTGGCCGTACCACGCGCTGCTGGGCGGGCAGAGCCACGCGCTGGTGCCCGCGATGTACGAGGCGAGCCTCTTCCACGCGCTGGTGCGGGACACGCCCACGCACTTCGAGCTGAAGGGCGAGCACCCGCTGACGGAGAACTACTCCGTGATGGCGCCGGAGGTGACGGAGGTGAAGGGCCAGCGCGTGGGCGAGTTCAACGCGCGGCTGATGGAGCACCTGCTGACGTTCGACCGCGTGTACGTCTTCGGGCAGGCCAGCTCGCACTGCGTGCTGTCCACGCTGCGCGACCTGCGGCAGTACCTGGAGCGCACGGACCGCTCGAAGCTTGGGAACATCTACATCCTGGAGGACGCGATGAGCCCCGTGCCCGCGCCTCCGTTGGAGCCACTGCCTCCGGCGCTGGACTTCCCGCGCCTGGCGAAGGAAGCGCTGGCGGGCTTCAAGGCCGCCGGGATGCAGGTGGTGCGGACGACGGATCCGATTCCGTAG
- a CDS encoding inorganic pyrophosphatase: MKKSTQTQSQAHPWHGISPGPEAPEVVTAYIEIVPTDAVKYEMDKESGILMLDRPQRFSSQCPTLYGFIPRTYCGEQVAKRCAERTGHKDITGDGDPIDICVLTEKVVSNGNLLVHAVPVGGFRMVDGNEADDKIIAVLESDLVYGELQYIAQLPRPLLDRLKHYFLTYKQIPGEGKRSVEIAEVYDRQEALEVIRRSMRDYDKLFVEPEAKPAKKSAPAARRKMSVAKAAAKGRGNRSGK; this comes from the coding sequence ATGAAGAAGAGCACCCAGACCCAGTCGCAGGCCCACCCCTGGCATGGCATCTCGCCCGGGCCGGAGGCTCCTGAAGTCGTCACCGCGTACATCGAGATCGTCCCCACGGACGCCGTGAAGTACGAGATGGACAAGGAGTCCGGCATCCTGATGCTGGACCGGCCCCAGCGCTTCAGCAGCCAGTGCCCCACGCTCTACGGCTTCATCCCGCGCACGTACTGCGGCGAGCAGGTGGCGAAGCGCTGCGCGGAGCGCACCGGCCACAAGGACATCACCGGCGACGGGGACCCCATCGACATCTGCGTGCTGACGGAGAAGGTCGTCTCCAACGGCAACCTGCTGGTGCACGCGGTGCCCGTGGGCGGCTTCCGCATGGTCGACGGCAACGAGGCCGACGACAAGATCATCGCGGTGCTGGAGTCGGACCTCGTGTACGGCGAGCTCCAGTACATCGCGCAGCTGCCGCGCCCGCTGCTGGATCGCCTGAAGCACTACTTCCTCACCTACAAGCAGATTCCGGGCGAGGGAAAGCGCAGCGTGGAGATCGCGGAGGTCTACGACCGGCAGGAGGCGCTGGAGGTCATCCGCCGCAGCATGCGCGACTACGACAAGCTCTTCGTGGAGCCGGAGGCGAAGCCCGCGAAGAAGTCCGCGCCGGCCGCGCGCCGCAAGATGTCCGTGGCGAAGGCGGCGGCCAAGGGCCGCGGCAACCGGAGCGGGAAGTAG
- a CDS encoding MmcQ/YjbR family DNA-binding protein produces MPAENETQKVEAVLREHAMSYPGAHEDFPWGHRAMKVNDKTFLFMTVDGEKLNLSAKLPDSKDAALTLPFTEPTEYGLGKSGWVTAHFDEASQVPVPVIKAWIDESYRAIAPKKLVDQLPARGTAVPGPASKPAKKAAAGKKPSVRQAVAPAKKAAKKVVSKVKAVAKKAAARVKTVAKKASKKVAKTASAAKAKTARKAPAPARGKRAASSAPKRARRS; encoded by the coding sequence ATGCCCGCAGAGAACGAGACGCAGAAGGTCGAAGCGGTACTGCGCGAACATGCGATGAGCTACCCCGGCGCCCACGAGGACTTCCCCTGGGGCCACCGCGCGATGAAGGTCAATGACAAGACCTTCCTCTTCATGACCGTCGACGGCGAGAAGCTGAACCTCTCCGCCAAGCTGCCCGACTCCAAGGACGCCGCGCTCACGCTGCCCTTCACCGAGCCCACCGAGTACGGCCTGGGAAAGAGCGGCTGGGTGACCGCCCACTTCGACGAGGCCTCGCAGGTGCCGGTGCCCGTCATCAAGGCGTGGATCGACGAGAGCTACCGCGCCATCGCGCCGAAGAAGCTCGTGGACCAGCTCCCCGCCCGGGGCACCGCCGTCCCCGGCCCCGCCTCGAAGCCGGCCAAGAAGGCCGCCGCGGGCAAGAAGCCCTCCGTACGCCAGGCCGTGGCCCCGGCGAAGAAGGCCGCGAAGAAGGTCGTGAGCAAGGTGAAGGCCGTGGCCAAGAAGGCCGCCGCCCGCGTGAAGACCGTGGCGAAGAAGGCTTCCAAGAAGGTGGCGAAGACGGCCTCCGCCGCCAAGGCCAAGACGGCTCGCAAGGCCCCCGCTCCGGCCCGGGGCAAGCGCGCCGCCAGCTCCGCGCCCAAGCGCGCCCGCCGCTCGTAG
- the epmA gene encoding EF-P lysine aminoacylase EpmA — MPNVNPWRAARGRQGLYSALRQFFAGQGYLEVETPLLVPTPGMEPYISAFETPFVPETDLGKARTLYLHTSPEYAMKRLLAQGAGPLFQICKVFRNGEVSQTHNPEFTLLEFYRPHADYHAIMDDLEGALAAAGRVAADAKEGEPGADPAFFTRTPYERVTVRDAVLRATGVDIHVHSDGASLKRAADAVGVHTGSSTSFDDVFFHLFLERVERGLGHERPTFLIEYPASMAALSRLKPGDGRVAERVELYAKGLELANGFSELTDAVEQRARLVEEQELRRKLGRAVYPLDERFLEAVGRMPPSAGIAVGLDRILMLLLGVQRIEDVLLFPAHGFV; from the coding sequence ATGCCCAACGTAAACCCATGGCGAGCGGCCCGAGGGCGCCAGGGCCTCTACTCCGCCCTGCGACAGTTCTTCGCTGGCCAGGGTTACCTGGAAGTGGAGACGCCGTTGCTCGTGCCCACTCCCGGCATGGAGCCGTACATCTCCGCCTTCGAGACGCCCTTCGTCCCGGAGACGGACCTGGGCAAGGCCCGCACGCTCTACCTGCACACCAGCCCCGAGTACGCGATGAAGCGCCTGCTCGCGCAGGGCGCGGGGCCGCTGTTCCAGATCTGCAAGGTGTTCCGGAACGGCGAGGTATCCCAGACGCACAACCCGGAGTTCACGCTGCTGGAGTTCTACCGGCCGCACGCGGACTACCACGCCATCATGGACGACCTGGAGGGCGCGCTGGCGGCGGCGGGCCGGGTGGCGGCGGACGCGAAGGAGGGTGAGCCCGGCGCGGACCCCGCCTTCTTCACGCGCACGCCGTACGAGCGCGTGACGGTGCGGGACGCGGTGCTGCGCGCCACGGGCGTGGACATCCACGTGCACTCGGATGGCGCGTCGCTCAAGCGGGCCGCGGACGCCGTGGGCGTACACACCGGGAGCTCCACGTCCTTCGACGACGTCTTCTTCCACCTCTTCCTGGAGCGGGTGGAGCGGGGGCTCGGCCACGAGCGGCCCACCTTCCTCATCGAGTACCCCGCGTCCATGGCGGCGCTGTCCCGGCTGAAGCCCGGCGACGGCCGCGTGGCGGAGCGGGTGGAGCTGTACGCGAAGGGGCTGGAGCTGGCGAACGGCTTCTCCGAATTGACGGACGCGGTGGAGCAGCGCGCGCGGCTGGTGGAAGAGCAGGAGCTGCGCCGCAAGCTGGGCCGCGCCGTGTATCCCCTGGACGAGCGCTTCCTGGAGGCGGTGGGCCGCATGCCGCCGTCCGCGGGCATCGCCGTGGGGCTCGACCGAATCCTGATGCTGCTGCTCGGGGTCCAGCGCATCGAGGACGTCCTCCTGTTCCCCGCACACGGGTTCGTCTGA
- a CDS encoding glycerate kinase gives MIPPRWLLAPQEFKGTLSAAEAADAMAEGLRQASLDVVLDVAPLADGGPGTLDALLVGTPRAERRKLIVRGPMGAPVDACWAWLDDGRTAVVEMAQASGLALVPQSQRDARAACTHGTGELLRAALDSGCERLIVGLGGSATTDGGKGALEALGFRFLDADGAPLPPGGASLARLSRVDASGKHPRLEQVELLIATDVTTPLLGADGSARLFGPQKGADAAAVEELETALATFCRIVDEDAANLPGAGAAGGLGYGLAALGGGKLTSGYDLVARALGMERRVLLADLVLTGEGRFDRQTSMGKGPVALARLARAQGTHVVLFAGVVQRDNGPELSLFRDVVELNGQARPGATARETLRDATAKWALAHLGR, from the coding sequence ATGATTCCCCCTCGCTGGCTGCTTGCGCCCCAGGAGTTCAAGGGCACCTTGAGCGCGGCCGAAGCCGCGGACGCCATGGCGGAGGGGCTGCGGCAGGCCTCGCTGGACGTGGTGCTGGACGTGGCGCCGCTCGCGGACGGAGGCCCGGGCACGCTGGACGCGCTGCTCGTGGGCACGCCTCGGGCCGAGCGCCGCAAGCTCATCGTGCGCGGCCCCATGGGCGCGCCGGTGGACGCCTGCTGGGCGTGGCTGGATGACGGGCGCACGGCGGTGGTGGAGATGGCGCAGGCCTCGGGGCTCGCGCTGGTGCCGCAGAGCCAACGGGACGCGCGGGCCGCGTGCACGCACGGCACGGGGGAGTTGTTGCGCGCGGCGCTGGACTCGGGATGCGAGCGGCTCATCGTCGGACTGGGCGGCAGCGCCACCACGGATGGCGGCAAGGGCGCGCTGGAGGCGCTGGGCTTCCGCTTCCTGGACGCGGACGGAGCGCCGCTTCCGCCGGGGGGCGCGAGCCTCGCCAGGCTTTCGCGCGTGGACGCGAGCGGCAAGCACCCGCGCCTGGAGCAGGTGGAGCTGCTCATCGCCACGGACGTGACGACGCCGCTGCTGGGCGCGGACGGCTCCGCGCGCCTCTTCGGTCCGCAGAAGGGCGCGGACGCGGCGGCGGTGGAGGAGTTGGAGACGGCGCTGGCCACGTTCTGCCGCATCGTGGACGAGGACGCCGCGAACCTCCCGGGCGCGGGCGCGGCGGGCGGCCTGGGCTACGGACTCGCGGCGCTCGGAGGCGGGAAGCTCACGTCCGGGTATGACCTGGTGGCGCGGGCGCTGGGGATGGAGCGGCGCGTGCTGCTCGCGGACCTGGTGCTCACGGGCGAAGGCCGCTTCGACCGGCAGACGTCCATGGGCAAGGGCCCCGTGGCGCTCGCCAGGCTGGCGCGCGCGCAGGGCACGCACGTGGTGCTCTTCGCGGGTGTCGTGCAGCGGGACAACGGACCGGAGCTGTCCCTCTTCCGCGACGTGGTGGAGCTGAACGGACAGGCCCGCCCCGGCGCCACCGCCAGGGAGACGCTGCGCGACGCCACCGCGAAGTGGGCGCTCGCGCACCTGGGCCGGTAG
- a CDS encoding class I SAM-dependent rRNA methyltransferase, with translation MKPTSPPRSGRPGSPPPGRGGNPGQRPEKPGQRPEKHGHRPEKLRPDRTSPELGPDGTPQVMLLRRGSDRWLAGPPWIYRADLNGDPGLQGGEVVRVVDGRGWFMGKAFYSKQSKISLRWLTNDDVAVDVDFFRQRLQSAEALRKLALPGETTYRLVHGEADGLPGLVVDRYGDYLSVQFLVPAMEQRKALIADLLEEQFHPKGMVNRSDVSVRHLEGLLPEKGLLRGALPPGPVSFDEGLVRMRADLLEGQKTGAFLDQRENHVMAAHYAFGEALDCFSYVGGFALQLATRAKHVTAVEISESASAQLRDNAQSNKLSNLEVVTANAFDFLRDAVDEGKRYDTIVLDPPSFAKNKDAIPAALRGYKELNLRAFQLLRPGGILVTASCTYHVDEQGFEEMLASAASDAKRRVQIIERRGAGRDHPVLLNLRETRYLKCFVLRML, from the coding sequence ATGAAGCCCACCTCTCCCCCCCGCTCTGGCCGGCCCGGCTCCCCTCCCCCCGGACGCGGCGGCAACCCCGGCCAGCGCCCGGAGAAGCCCGGCCAGCGCCCGGAGAAGCACGGCCATCGCCCGGAGAAGCTCCGGCCGGACCGCACGTCGCCAGAGCTGGGCCCGGACGGCACGCCCCAGGTGATGCTCCTGCGCCGCGGCTCCGACCGGTGGCTCGCGGGCCCGCCGTGGATCTACCGCGCGGACCTCAACGGCGACCCCGGCCTCCAGGGCGGTGAAGTCGTGCGCGTGGTGGACGGCCGCGGCTGGTTCATGGGCAAGGCCTTCTATTCGAAGCAGTCCAAGATTTCGCTGCGCTGGCTCACCAACGACGACGTCGCGGTGGACGTGGACTTCTTCCGTCAGCGTCTCCAGTCCGCCGAAGCGCTGCGCAAGCTGGCGCTTCCCGGCGAGACGACGTACCGGCTGGTGCACGGCGAGGCGGACGGCCTGCCCGGGCTCGTGGTGGACCGCTACGGCGACTACCTGAGCGTGCAGTTCCTGGTCCCCGCCATGGAGCAGCGCAAGGCGCTCATCGCGGACCTGCTGGAGGAGCAGTTCCACCCGAAGGGCATGGTCAACCGCTCCGACGTGAGCGTACGCCACCTGGAGGGCCTCCTCCCGGAGAAGGGCCTGCTGCGCGGCGCGCTGCCGCCGGGCCCCGTGTCCTTCGACGAGGGCCTGGTGCGCATGCGCGCGGACCTGCTGGAAGGGCAGAAGACGGGCGCGTTCCTGGACCAGCGTGAGAACCACGTGATGGCGGCGCATTACGCCTTCGGCGAGGCGCTGGACTGCTTCAGCTACGTGGGCGGGTTCGCGCTCCAGCTGGCCACGCGCGCCAAGCACGTCACGGCGGTGGAGATTTCGGAGTCCGCCTCCGCGCAGCTGCGCGACAACGCCCAGTCCAACAAGCTCTCCAACCTGGAGGTCGTGACGGCCAACGCGTTCGACTTCCTGCGCGACGCGGTGGACGAGGGCAAGCGCTACGACACCATCGTGTTGGATCCGCCCTCCTTCGCGAAGAACAAGGACGCGATTCCAGCGGCGTTGCGCGGCTACAAGGAGCTCAACCTGCGCGCCTTCCAGCTCCTGCGCCCCGGCGGCATCCTGGTGACCGCGAGCTGCACGTACCACGTGGATGAGCAGGGCTTCGAGGAGATGCTCGCCTCCGCGGCCTCGGACGCGAAGCGCCGGGTGCAGATCATCGAGCGCCGCGGCGCCGGCCGCGACCACCCCGTCCTCCTCAACCTGCGCGAGACGCGCTACCTCAAATGTTTCGTCCTGCGCATGTTGTGA
- a CDS encoding YkgJ family cysteine cluster protein, whose product MARRDWDDADDETPASGTRALERALQETRTVYRQADEAYAPYSCPASGECCQLAVTKRQPWLWLPEWELLKRSKPLPSPRADGACPYLDAAGLRCTVYADRPFGCRTFFCQRIQGPVRQPSDEVSKLLLRLERISQRVMPSLQGPRPLLEWYAGVSTAPAREER is encoded by the coding sequence ATGGCGCGCCGGGATTGGGACGACGCAGACGACGAGACCCCCGCGTCCGGGACGCGGGCGTTGGAGCGCGCCCTCCAGGAGACACGCACCGTCTACCGCCAGGCGGACGAGGCGTATGCCCCGTATTCGTGCCCCGCGAGCGGTGAGTGCTGCCAGCTGGCCGTCACGAAGCGCCAGCCCTGGCTGTGGCTCCCGGAGTGGGAGCTGCTCAAGCGCAGCAAGCCCCTCCCGTCCCCTCGCGCCGACGGCGCCTGCCCCTATCTGGACGCCGCGGGCCTGCGCTGCACCGTGTACGCGGACCGGCCGTTCGGGTGCCGCACGTTCTTCTGTCAGCGCATCCAGGGCCCCGTCCGGCAGCCGTCGGACGAGGTGTCCAAGCTCCTCCTGCGGTTGGAGCGGATTTCACAACGCGTGATGCCGTCGCTGCAGGGGCCACGTCCCCTCCTGGAATGGTATGCCGGGGTCAGTACCGCCCCGGCCCGGGAGGAACGATGA